The DNA region ATGAAGACGGTGTTCATCTTCATGGAATGCTTTGTAAATTGAgtcgagagagagagaggggggtagATTAGGTTAGAGTTATTTGTGAAAGGTGCtcgagagagagaggggggtatATTAGGTATAAGTTTTtttttccgtctgtaataatttaataaaatgcgcGTTTTGTCAgcttaattacagacggaaaattcgtctgtaaccattctgcgaaaaaaaaataatttttccgacggaattatagacggattctcttttctgtctgtaatttatactaatctatttttttgtttttcgacaaaaaaATTCTTCTGAAATTTCGTCTGTATTtcagtgggataaaatccgtcaaaaatatccgtctgtaataactagttttctagcaGTGACTAAAAAAGTCGATTTATAACACaccttaaataatttattaagtgGAGTTATAACTCACCTTAAGCAACACGTCACCCTAATATTACTAATTTTCTTAAAAAgattctttaaatattatttgaatgaaTCCTTTTAATACGATACATTGAAGTACAATGTATGTGAGCATTGTAATACTACAGTAAGaactaattactactattttgtgttccaaaaaataaaagactaaatTTGGTTAATAATAATACATGTAATCAACCAAGTAAttaaaaaaggaaataaatattTGGAATTTGGGTACGCAGCTTCGAGTCTCTGGACTTGAAGGCCTAATTGTGCATTCAAGCTTCGATAATAATTAGGATCATATCGATCGCTAATCGCCTCTGTTTACTTCCTTCTTCGATTAGGCACCATGCCAACCTGTGTTAATTAAACTGCGAGCTGCACCAAAACAACTGGTAATGctaagaaaataagaaaataaaaaaacagtagATCTCgtcttatatttaatatttattaattatcgtaagaattaataaatactaaataagataaattatgtttatttttaactgattttttttagttattaaatatttctgTAATACAACAATCCCAATCTTTTATCCaccttaaaaaaaatagtataacaaaatgaatattttaacaaagattttataattatttttatgtaaaaatattttattttaattattaaataataaattataaaaattaattttaatatattataaaaatattatttttattattaatataactaaacaaataaattacacttttaaataaaaaatatttgtaaaaagatatttttcatataaATCATTCAATTCATTACCTGGCGTGGAATTTTCTTCTAGAGTTGGTTCGTGGCGATTTCGGGAGAGATGGAAGAAGatatagagaaaagagagagaaactcATTCAATTCAACAATGCTACGTCCAAACATGCACCCGGTCAATTCAAGCCACTCTTGATCCATTCCATTCATACACAACCGCGttaatcccttttacaattctactatatatattcattaattattctcATCTATCTACCTCATCGTGCTTCTAACATTCAATCACACTTGTTCATCATTTCTATTTGTATCTCTTAATTAATTAAGCATGGCTGATAATAAGCAACCAAACTTGAACGGAGCCTACTACGGACCAGCCATTCCGCCGGCTGAGCCGCCACGGCGCTACCGCCCTGACCGAAGCAGAAGAAGCTGCTTCTGCTGCCTATTCAGCGTCTTCTGGAAGATTCTTCTTGCGCTCATCGTGCTGGTCGTGATAGCAGGAGTCATATTCTACCTGGTGGTTCAGCCTCGCATATTCAAGTTCTACGTCAACGACGCAGAAATAACGCAATTCGATTACAACACCAACACCACCCAACTCCGCTACAACATGGTGCTCAATTTCACCGCCCACAACCCCAACAAGAAGCTCAGCATCTACTACGACAAGGTTTTAGCCAAAGCCTTCTTCATGGACACGCAATTCGGCAGCGCCGACGTCATCACTTTCATGAACTCCTTTAGGCAATACAAGAAGCAGAGCAACGCCATGAGCGGTGTTTTCTCCGGACAGCAGAACATTTTTCTTGATTATAGCCGCTACTCACAGATCAGCGATGACAAGAATAGTAGGTCTTTTGATATCTATGTGAAGCTCTACTTCAGGATGAGGTTTAGGCTGGGTGATTTGATTACTCGCACTTACAAGCCCAAAGTGAAATGTGACCTCAAGGTTCCATTCATCAATGGCACCAATGCTTTCACCTCCTTTACGCCCACCAAGTGCGATATTGATTTCTGATTCTCACCTTCacaatttcttgttattttattcATTCTTTATTTCACTTTCTTTGTATAATAATTATGCCTCATtccatttaataaataataaagtatGTTTTCATACTGCAAAACAGCAAATCtgtgtcttctactcttcttcatcttttattcctttctttgtGGTTATGATGTGGGTTTCAGGATTTATCTGTTAATTTAAATGAATATGAATTGTGTTGTATACTTATGAAAGCTATGTGATATTTTTCGAATGTTTATAATATTGGCTATATTAAGTGTACAATAAAATTAATCAccagtataaaaatatattaaaatataaatatatattaaaataaattaaattatatatatatttatatataaatatattagtgactgattttaataactgattttaatgtacaaattaaataatatttttgttataatatacgtaataattttaatgtattggTCCCATTTGTTTTCCTAGTTATTGCATtgtaaattgaatttaattttcatgatgatgaaagtaaaaatattttttaaatttattatttttacgtCTACAAAATAATTTGTTTGTTTTGAGGATTACGATGATTTGGGCCTCTGAGTTCAAAATTTTGTAGGAGGCTGCGTCAAACTTATTCCGGTGCTGAGGTGCCACCATCCAAATTTTTTGTAAGGAGATGAGAGATGGTagttgcaagagactccgatacttaaatTAGCAAAGATTTTAGACAAATTTTTATATTAGTAGATTAAAACGTGAATATACCTAAGTAGTATCAGTGTATTATAGTAAAGTATAGTAGTTATACTTTTTGTTGTCGATAACTGTTCATTTTATCTTGAGAGTTAGTtagaatttatcattttttttatttttatctgccTTTTTTGTCTTTCATTGCTTTGAGTATTTGTATTTGGTTGTTCTAGACGATACTTTGAATTAGTGTTTTTGGAAAGTTTGGATAGAGACTTTTGGTTTTCTTTTAACCATTATTGCTCGTTTATTgctaaaaatacttttaaaactgTTTATTGTCTCGGATTATTGTTATGGACATTAGTTGTGTCttgaaatttcttgaaaaattgtTGTTGGTTGTTGTTGTGGACTATAATCGTATTGTCCCCAAATAGTGTTGTTGTTGCTAAGTCGGCTACCATAAAGACACTTTGAGCCACCAGAAAAAATGTTGTGGCATGTGATATTCAACAAAAGAAAATCGAGGATACTTCTGCCTGATCTACTCCCAAGAAATCGAATTTGGGTATATCAGCTTCAAATAAGATTATACCTATCCCAGCAACTCGACTAATTACTCCTGACTCTCTTTCAAGAAGTGTTAGGACCCGTCCTTTTCCTTCTTTCTCTGAACCACCTCCGAAAAGACAAAAGATTGCCAAGAGGGTAGAATTTACAATAAGAGATTTGACGAGCTGGCTTGGAGTGAGAAAAATATTCTCCCTTATAGCCATATTAGCATAAACGACGTGGTTATCCAGAACCACCTTCAACTCCTGGCCTGAAGTGGAATTCGGACGGCAGGTGTGTGTGCTGCCTTGGCCAGGGAGTTAGAGAAAACTCCTATCGGCACCACTCACAGCTATTTGGTGGTTGCTTGAGCTGAAGTGGAGAGGCTGaaggtgtaacaccctactacacagaatcttatgcttaagtcataagatagaggtggtgaggtattacgacctctaaaaataaaattatatacatattatagttgaaaaatatatatatctagGGGGTTTTGAAGGAAGTTAAAACAAAATCGTTAAAACAGAAAAGCATAACACTCACGACAACGATAGCGGTAAACGAAACAAAATAAGAGTAAGCTAACTTACAAGATACAAATAGCAAAGCTCAAGACTCGGCTCGCGAAGATAAACCGGCCAGAGTGcataagtgtatatatatatatatatatatatatatatatatatatatatatataacagaaCCCAAAGAACCCAAAATACAAAGTTTACAggacctgtttctccaaaataacctctaagaagaAGTTAATACATCATATATATAAGTAGTAGAGATAATAAAtatctacatatatacatatagccAAAATAAAGCCCAAAAGCTCAAAGATCTTCGCTatcagaagcttccagcatgcctcagcgagataCCTTACGTCCTacatctgaaaatcacaaaatatgtacgggatgagaactagaggttctcagcatggtaactgtgcccacatatctaacatataatatcccagaaaagccaaaggcaatcctagaacttccaacaaaTGATTTAATCTTATAACATAACTAAACCGTAAATAAATTAGGCAACTAACTAAGGATCTTCAGACTATCTAATACTCCCCTGTCTGACTCCTCCGAATCTCCCAGCTGCCATCGGAATCAATTGTTACAAACACAATTATTACATGCAAGAAAATCACATGTAGAAAGCATATACAGCAGATAAATAGGTAGTAAGTAGTTTAAGCAATCAGTTAGACAATCCAAACAAGGCATACCAAATaaacacatagatgcatatgatgcatgcctgtcctatgattgatgagtctcatctgtcgattatcaagccaacccgatatgtccggtagctaacccaacacagtctctctgttgtgcattaatatcattagagggaatacgtgccctgtcatcattagagggtatctgtgccctgtcaccattagagggtatcggtgccctgtcacccttacaaccaatGAGAAAATacaagcatactcacattcaacatttttcattcaTGATTCATTTACTATATTCAGTCATTACTCATATATGCATCTCCGGCATACTCGCCACATTTTCACGCTTTCTCGATTAATCATAATCATTTAATTAcaatcatattttagtattactGCTTTATTCATTttaacttacattcattcattcattcattctcagtttaatcatcaatcatcatatcATTAAGTATCATGAATTTAGCCATCAATCACATCATATATACAATATCATAGCCATTCCTTATTCATCATCATCTGCTTTACCTCTTTCTTCATCATCAAGATATCTTCCTCACAGCCCTAAGTGTACTTCACTAACcaaattctttctctttttcctggAGTAGATAGGACAGGTTGGATCTTGGGAGAGGTTTCCTTAATCGTGAATTCTCCTtaatgttgatgtatttttctgtccgttcttgtacttcgtacaAGGAAGTCGGGTGTCACTTGGATATAGATTAGGAGAATGACCATTCTCTAAGGCCATAAACTAATCTCATTGTCACTGCTTCAGTAGGTAAATTTTGTATTTTcaagcatgctttgttgaatctttccatgtaatctTGCAGTGTCTCACTGATTTCTTTTTTAACTCCTAGCATGCTCGGAACATGCTCACCTTGTCCTTCTGAATTGAGAATCTAGTGAGAAACTTCCTCAGCTAGTCATCAAAACAAGTTACCGACTTGAGTGGTAagatatcgaaccacttcatcgcgaCTTTGGTCAAAGTCGTcaggaaggctttgcaacgagtAGCATCAGAGGCGTTGGCCATGTCAGGGGTTTTAAAATTTCTTGGAACCTTGGCTCGCACGATCTCTTCAATGAACGGATCTTCACCTCCTAGAGGGTTTTCTTCCCGATCTACGCGATTGCTTCGTCTTCGGAGGTCAACCTCCAATTTTAAGATCTTTTCTTCCAGCTCTTTTCGGCATCATACCTCCCTTCGCAATTCCCGTTCTGCTTCACGTTATCGTTCGACTTCCAGTTCGAGTTGCTTTAATCGTCTACGGTGGCCATGGACTAACCCTAGTATTTCTGTTGGATAGGGAGGTTCCTCATTTTCGAGTGGATGGATCTCTGATTAAATCCTCCTTGGTTGAGGGTTTTCCGATGTTCATTCTTCGTGGGGAGCATGCGTTCTCTCTCAAAGTGGAGGTAGCGCTAGCATGAGGTCATCGTGGTGTGGCTCTGATTCTGACTCAAATGCCGTGCGACCGTCTTCGTATTGATTGTCCGGTATTATCAAGGGTTGAGCTCCAGGTCCCCAACAACAGCCCCAATCTTCCGAGAGTTATCTGAAACGATGATTTAGGCatgaacgtgaggtccagactcTGTAGGAGGCTGCATTCAACTTATTCTGGTGCCGAGGTGCCGTCctccgagttcctcgtgaggaggtgggggtgatacctacaagagactcccaTGCTTGAGTTAGCAAggactttaggcaggtttttagtagattagaataggggtgtccatggatcggatcgtatccgcagatccgcgataaatatccgcatccgatccgcGGATCCACAGATCCacacaataattatatatatatatatatatatatatatatatatatatatttggtactatatttacttgtttgtatgttttagttagtaattattatt from Arachis hypogaea cultivar Tifrunner chromosome 10, arahy.Tifrunner.gnm2.J5K5, whole genome shotgun sequence includes:
- the LOC112716608 gene encoding NDR1/HIN1-like protein 10, with the translated sequence MADNKQPNLNGAYYGPAIPPAEPPRRYRPDRSRRSCFCCLFSVFWKILLALIVLVVIAGVIFYLVVQPRIFKFYVNDAEITQFDYNTNTTQLRYNMVLNFTAHNPNKKLSIYYDKVLAKAFFMDTQFGSADVITFMNSFRQYKKQSNAMSGVFSGQQNIFLDYSRYSQISDDKNSRSFDIYVKLYFRMRFRLGDLITRTYKPKVKCDLKVPFINGTNAFTSFTPTKCDIDF